A genome region from Littorina saxatilis isolate snail1 linkage group LG16, US_GU_Lsax_2.0, whole genome shotgun sequence includes the following:
- the LOC138951141 gene encoding uncharacterized protein yields the protein MGVTTAVMLMLIATHTHAWSSKKVCKYDEWLNKPCLAQADCKVKMAECFKGRCLCTPGYYYSISGNTCVEECSPSNLADGFLVYLDSYLRSDTWFEQYSGVCEQQCAERCAAEQRCRTFVAGGDCYFGYGLCELYAITPVEAPEDFVIVSSSNEDDEDYSFAFYQRKCA from the exons ATGGGGGTAACTACAGCTGTGATGCTAATGCTGATCGCTACACACACGCATGCCTGGAGCAGCAAGAAAGTCTGCAAATACGACG agTGGCTGAACAAGCCGTGCTTGGCGCAGGCTGACTGCAAGGTGAAGATGGCGGAATGCTTCAAAGGCCGATGTCTCTGTACACCTGGATACTACTATTCCATCAGTGGCAACACCTGTGTCGAAG AGTGCTCGCCCTCGAACCTCGCAGACGGCTTCCTTGTGTATCTGGATTCTTACCTGAGATCAGACACATGGTTCGAGCAATACTCTGGCGTTTGCGAACAACAATGTGCTGAGCGATGTGCTGCTGAACAGCGCTGCCGCACTTTTGTCGCCGGAGGTGATTGCTACTTCGGATATGGTCTCTGTGAGCTCTACGCCATCACACCGGTTGAAGCGCCGGAGGATTTTGTCATTGTGTCATCTTCCAACGAGGATGATGAGGACTATTCCTTCGCGTTCTACCAGCGGAAATGTGCGTGA